In the Acidimicrobiia bacterium genome, one interval contains:
- a CDS encoding SDR family NAD(P)-dependent oxidoreductase, producing MSRSGRDRGRGSMMGRFDGRVAIVTGAGSGLGRATAQKLASEGAKVACLDIAEDAVEETAKAIEADGGSAVAFRADVSDADSVRAAVASGASALGRPELVVTCAGIGRFYNSHEMPPADWQRIIGVNLTGTFLTVQAALPHLLDGGGSVVTIASNAGLMGQPYSAAYCSSKAGVVNLTKALAVEYLRRKVRVNCIAPGGIETPLQSAFMELPEGANLKDLRAIMTPLGNSTPAEIANIVAFVASDDCRYMTGSIVSVDGGLTA from the coding sequence GTGTCGCGCAGCGGGCGCGACCGCGGACGCGGGAGCATGATGGGCCGCTTCGACGGACGGGTCGCGATCGTGACGGGGGCAGGTTCCGGCCTCGGGCGCGCGACGGCACAGAAGCTCGCGAGCGAGGGCGCGAAGGTCGCGTGCCTCGACATCGCCGAGGACGCGGTCGAGGAGACCGCGAAGGCGATCGAGGCCGACGGCGGAAGCGCGGTGGCGTTCCGCGCCGACGTGTCCGACGCGGATTCGGTGCGCGCCGCGGTCGCGAGCGGCGCGAGCGCGCTCGGCCGGCCCGAGCTCGTCGTGACGTGCGCGGGCATCGGTCGCTTCTACAACAGTCACGAGATGCCACCTGCCGATTGGCAGCGCATCATCGGCGTCAACCTCACGGGCACGTTCCTCACCGTGCAGGCCGCGCTCCCGCACCTCCTCGACGGCGGCGGCAGCGTCGTCACGATCGCATCCAACGCCGGCCTCATGGGTCAGCCGTACAGCGCGGCGTACTGCTCGTCGAAGGCGGGAGTGGTCAACCTCACGAAGGCGCTCGCGGTCGAGTACCTGCGCCGCAAGGTGCGTGTGAACTGCATCGCGCCGGGTGGCATCGAGACGCCGTTGCAGAGCGCGTTCATGGAGCTTCCCGAGGGCGCGAACCTCAAGGACCTGCGCGCGATCATGACGCCGCTCGGCAACAGCACCCCCGCCGAGATCGCGAACATCGTGGCGTTCGTCGCGTCGGACGACTGTCGTTACATGACCGGGTCGATCGTCTCCGTCGACGGCGGCCTCACCGCGTGA